From the Gossypium hirsutum isolate 1008001.06 chromosome A02, Gossypium_hirsutum_v2.1, whole genome shotgun sequence genome, the window CTCATCGAGATGTTTTGGCAAAACGTAAACCTTCTTCTCGTATTTTCCGGTTGATTTCTCCTTCCATAGCTCGAGCTGTGCAATCACTTGGTTCGTGAACGAACAAGACATCACGAAGCTAGGATGACCGGTAGCACATCCTAAGTTCATGAGACGCCCTTCGGCTAACACGATGATACCTGTCTTGGTATCGGGGAATACCCACCTATCGGTTTGAGGCTTGATGGTGATTCGTTTGACACCTGGATGATTCTCGAGGCCTAACATGTCGATCTCGTTATCGAAATGACCGATGTTGCAAACGATGGCGTtgtttttcatcttcttcatgtgATCAACCATGATGATGTCCTTGTTACCTGTTGTGGTGACAAAGATATCAGCTGTTGATAGAACATCTTCAAGAGTTAGGACTTGGAGTCCTTCCATGAGAGCTTGAAGGGCACAGATTGGATCAATCTCGGTCACGATGACACGAGCTCCGGCTTGTTTCAAGGCTGAGGCACAACCCTTGCCGACATCACCGTAACCGCAGACAACGGCGACTTTGCCGGCAATCATAACATCGGTGGCTCTCATTAAACCATCAGGAAGAGAGTGGCGGCAACCATACAAGTTATCAAACTGTTCCATATGATCAAATCATAACTATACAATTGGATCATAATACATAAATGACAATTAAAATCATAATTCCATTAATTAACCAAGAGTGAGTGAGCATATAGGAGCCGAAGGTTGAGTTCCTGAGATTTTGATGGACCACATTAAATCCAAATTCGCTTTTAATGCGCAAATTGATGGTTGACAACTAGACTGACCAAAGTATCTTAGAAATTTAGGGTCGAATTCAAAATCTAGTTGATAGTTTAGGGGACTTAGGTGCaattacccaaaataaaaatactacTAACGGTGAAGAAAACATCAAGCAAATAGCAGACTCGATCACTCAAAGCAATTTGAAATGATTTTCAATATATCTGTGCATCATAAAATAAAACCAGATTCAGATTCACTATGAAGAAAATAAATTGGGAAATTAAatcagaaataaaagaaatatataccTTGCTCTTGGTGACAGAGTCATTGACATTAATAGCAGGGAACAACAAGGTTCCATTAGCCTGCATTTGATAAAGCCTTTTAACCCCAGTCGTGGTTTCTTCAGAAACACCAACCAATCTCTCCTTCATCTTCGTATATTTCTTCGGATTTGCTGCCAACCCATCTTTAATTATCGTCAATACGATCTGAAACTCAGCGTTATCGCTCGACGTCGGGTCCGGTACCTTCCCGGTTTTCTCATAAGCTTCCTCAGCTTTAACCCCTTCATGGATCAACATCGTAACATCCCCACCATCATCAACGATCAAATCAGGTCCACCACCGGAACCCCAATCGAGGGATTTCTCGGTACACCACCAGTATTCTTGGAGAGTTTCGCCTTTCCAAGCGAATACAGAAGCGGAGTCACGAGCGATGACGGCGGCGGCGTGGTCTTGGGTTGAGAAAATGTTGCAAGAACACCAACGGACTTCGGCTCCTAATGCGGTTAAGGTTTCGATGAGGACGGCGGTTTGGATTGTCATGTGAAGTGAACCGGTGATTTTGGCTCCTTTGAAAGGTTGAGAAGGGCCGAATTCAGTTCTACATGCCATTAGACCAGGCATTTCGACCTCGGCTAAATTGATCTCGAGACGGCCGAAATCTGCTTGAGACATGTCTTTCACCTTGTATTCACGGCCGCCGGAGGTTTTATCCACTGAAAGAGCCATTGGTGAAAGTGAAAAGTGAGAACAAAGCACACAAAAGCACCCCTCCTCTTTGGTAAAGAAATGATCAACGTAGCAATGATAGAAAAAGAATGGCAGAGTGGTAAATGGCGATGGGATGTGCTTTAGAACCaatgcatgcaaataaataggtTGAAAAAGATATA encodes:
- the LOC107939121 gene encoding adenosylhomocysteinase 1, translating into MALSVDKTSGGREYKVKDMSQADFGRLEINLAEVEMPGLMACRTEFGPSQPFKGAKITGSLHMTIQTAVLIETLTALGAEVRWCSCNIFSTQDHAAAVIARDSASVFAWKGETLQEYWWCTEKSLDWGSGGGPDLIVDDGGDVTMLIHEGVKAEEAYEKTGKVPDPTSSDNAEFQIVLTIIKDGLAANPKKYTKMKERLVGVSEETTTGVKRLYQMQANGTLLFPAINVNDSVTKSKFDNLYGCRHSLPDGLMRATDVMIAGKVAVVCGYGDVGKGCASALKQAGARVIVTEIDPICALQALMEGLQVLTLEDVLSTADIFVTTTGNKDIIMVDHMKKMKNNAIVCNIGHFDNEIDMLGLENHPGVKRITIKPQTDRWVFPDTKTGIIVLAEGRLMNLGCATGHPSFVMSCSFTNQVIAQLELWKEKSTGKYEKKVYVLPKHLDEKVAALHLGKLGAKLTKLTKDQADYISVPIEGPYKPPHYRY